In the Methylomonas rhizoryzae genome, one interval contains:
- a CDS encoding histidine triad nucleotide-binding protein — protein sequence MTDCLFCKMASGDIKPDIVYENDSLLAFRDINPQAPTHVLLIPKRHIANLNGMEDANLAGELLVTAAKIANQLGVAENGYRTVINCNDDGGQTVHHLHLHLLAGRRMSWPPG from the coding sequence ATGACAGATTGTTTGTTTTGCAAAATGGCTTCCGGCGACATCAAACCGGACATCGTGTACGAAAACGACTCCCTATTGGCTTTTCGAGACATCAATCCGCAAGCCCCGACCCATGTTCTGCTGATACCTAAACGGCACATCGCCAACTTGAACGGCATGGAGGACGCTAATTTAGCGGGAGAATTGCTAGTTACCGCGGCGAAAATCGCCAATCAATTGGGTGTCGCCGAAAACGGTTATCGGACGGTCATCAATTGTAACGACGACGGCGGCCAAACCGTCCACCATTTGCACCTGCATTTGCTCGCCGGCCGCCGCATGTCCTGGCCGCCCGGTTAA
- the purD gene encoding phosphoribosylamine--glycine ligase, translating into MRKILIVGSGGREHALAWKAKQSATVSQVFVAPGNAGTEMEPGIENVAIAADDIAGLLGFAQARDIALTIVGPEVPLVKGIVDAFKAAGLACFGPTANAAQLEGSKAFCKDFMARHAIPTAEYRTFTDPEPAIEYIRSQGAPIVVKADGLAAGKGVIVAQTEQQAIDAVTDMLSGNSFGEAGHRVVIEEFLDGEEASFIVIADGVHALPMATSQDHKARDNGDRGPNTGGMGAYSPAPIVSAHIHQRVMDEVILPTLQGMREDGNEYTGFLYAGLMIGKDGAIKVLEYNCRFGDPETQPIMLRLKSDLVGLCLAALDKTLDSMITEWDERAALGVVMAAGGYPDSYAKGAIITGLPDQATDDCKVFHAGTERKNGDIVTAGGRVLCACALGTTIEQAQIKAYQLCNGIRWQDVYYRTDIGFKAIGQA; encoded by the coding sequence ATGAGAAAAATCCTGATCGTCGGCAGCGGCGGCCGAGAGCACGCATTGGCTTGGAAAGCCAAACAATCTGCAACCGTAAGTCAAGTGTTCGTCGCCCCCGGAAACGCCGGAACCGAGATGGAACCCGGCATTGAGAACGTCGCCATAGCGGCCGACGATATTGCCGGCCTGCTTGGATTCGCCCAAGCCCGAGACATTGCGCTGACCATTGTAGGGCCTGAAGTTCCGCTGGTTAAAGGGATAGTGGATGCGTTCAAGGCGGCCGGCTTGGCATGCTTCGGCCCTACGGCAAACGCCGCGCAGTTGGAAGGTTCCAAGGCCTTCTGTAAAGATTTCATGGCGCGGCATGCTATCCCGACCGCCGAATACCGGACCTTTACCGATCCTGAACCGGCGATCGAGTATATCCGCAGCCAAGGCGCACCCATTGTCGTTAAGGCCGACGGTTTGGCGGCGGGTAAGGGGGTTATTGTGGCGCAAACCGAGCAACAAGCGATAGATGCGGTTACCGACATGCTGTCCGGCAATAGCTTCGGCGAGGCCGGGCATCGCGTAGTCATAGAAGAATTTCTGGATGGCGAAGAAGCCAGTTTTATTGTGATTGCCGATGGCGTTCATGCCTTGCCGATGGCGACCTCGCAAGATCACAAAGCGCGGGATAACGGAGACCGTGGGCCGAATACCGGCGGCATGGGTGCGTATTCGCCTGCTCCTATCGTATCGGCGCATATTCATCAACGGGTGATGGACGAGGTAATTCTGCCGACGCTGCAAGGCATGCGCGAGGATGGTAACGAATATACCGGTTTTTTGTACGCCGGCCTGATGATAGGCAAGGACGGCGCGATTAAGGTGCTGGAATATAACTGCCGTTTCGGTGATCCGGAAACCCAGCCCATCATGCTGCGCTTAAAATCCGATTTGGTAGGGCTCTGTTTGGCGGCGTTGGATAAAACCTTAGATAGCATGATTACCGAATGGGATGAGCGGGCGGCATTGGGTGTGGTGATGGCGGCGGGCGGTTATCCCGATAGTTATGCCAAGGGTGCGATCATTACCGGTTTACCCGATCAAGCTACCGACGATTGCAAAGTGTTTCACGCCGGGACCGAGCGCAAAAACGGCGACATCGTAACGGCAGGCGGCAGGGTTTTGTGCGCTTGCGCACTAGGCACAACCATTGAGCAAGCGCAAATCAAGGCCTACCAATTGTGTAACGGCATTCGTTGGCAGGACGTATATTATCGAACCGATATCGGCTTTAAAGCGATAGGCCAGGCTTAA
- a CDS encoding HAMP domain-containing sensor histidine kinase has product MRQLFSLKAFISLGFGLAILPILFTVWLAKDHMQQALTVSKDLNNKVFKQTQSVLTTQQRAADTERKARLFILLSDPSVRQPYERQSYEAARSALKQSIDELLQLRVDNKIALLAEELTSKEELIYRQIINLDTPNALILPLDILFQGFRETSSALAREFESYVEREFSQLAEQADSLQSRFVSQSLILLSLSAACMLALLAMMLTPLRQLDSAINRLASGLLKTPITIDGPPDLKALGQQLEWLRNYLFELQRSKQLLMSNFAYEIEGSLDDLRTGLDLLSPGLDKAQQEILQPLLTHVERIEHIRAAFLRFGDISTASPSQAKEPVDLPHLLDTVLSYLQPEIITKALSVKLQLQPAQILGFSAQLRAVLAQLLSNAIQHSPQHSEIAVSLTISGQDIELTIADEGPGIPEEERASIFEPFRSTTNHDNSGINRLGLGLCLAKQFILNHQGTIEFIDPKPPKHGACVYVKLPLTIF; this is encoded by the coding sequence ATGCGACAACTATTTTCGTTGAAGGCATTCATTTCGTTAGGCTTCGGCTTGGCGATCCTGCCCATACTGTTTACGGTATGGTTAGCGAAAGACCACATGCAGCAAGCTTTAACGGTCAGTAAAGATTTAAACAACAAGGTATTCAAACAAACCCAATCCGTGTTGACGACTCAGCAGCGGGCAGCGGACACCGAACGCAAAGCCCGCTTGTTCATTCTATTATCCGATCCTTCGGTCCGACAACCTTACGAAAGGCAATCGTACGAAGCGGCTCGCTCTGCCTTAAAACAGTCGATAGACGAGTTGTTACAGCTTAGGGTCGACAATAAAATTGCCTTGCTGGCTGAAGAATTAACCAGCAAAGAAGAGCTGATTTACCGGCAAATTATCAATCTCGATACCCCAAATGCGCTGATTCTACCGTTAGACATTCTGTTTCAAGGCTTCCGCGAAACTTCGAGCGCGTTGGCGCGGGAATTCGAAAGCTACGTCGAGCGAGAGTTTTCTCAGCTGGCAGAGCAAGCGGACAGCCTGCAATCCCGATTCGTATCGCAAAGTCTGATTTTGTTAAGCCTCTCGGCGGCATGCATGCTGGCTCTGTTGGCCATGATGCTGACGCCGTTGCGGCAGTTGGATTCCGCAATCAACCGTTTGGCTTCAGGACTTTTGAAAACGCCCATCACTATTGACGGTCCCCCGGATTTAAAGGCTTTAGGTCAGCAGTTGGAATGGCTACGCAATTATTTGTTCGAGTTACAGCGTTCCAAACAATTACTGATGAGTAATTTCGCTTACGAAATCGAGGGATCGTTGGACGACTTGCGTACCGGATTGGACTTGTTGTCGCCCGGATTGGATAAAGCCCAGCAAGAAATCTTGCAGCCTTTGCTGACGCACGTGGAACGCATAGAGCATATCCGCGCCGCATTTTTGCGCTTTGGCGACATCAGCACCGCCTCCCCCTCGCAGGCAAAAGAGCCGGTCGACCTGCCCCATCTATTGGATACCGTGCTTTCCTACTTGCAGCCGGAAATCATCACCAAGGCCCTATCGGTCAAATTGCAATTACAACCCGCGCAAATCCTCGGTTTTTCAGCACAATTGCGCGCCGTGCTCGCGCAACTTTTGAGCAACGCCATCCAACATTCGCCGCAACACAGCGAAATTGCCGTCAGCTTGACGATTTCCGGACAAGACATCGAATTGACCATCGCTGACGAAGGACCGGGAATTCCCGAAGAAGAACGCGCAAGCATTTTCGAACCGTTCAGATCGACAACCAATCACGACAATTCCGGCATAAACCGACTAGGATTAGGGTTGTGCCTGGCCAAACAATTCATTCTCAACCATCAAGGCACAATAGAATTTATAGATCCGAAACCACCTAAACACGGTGCCTGCGTTTACGTCAAGCTACCGTTAACCATTTTTTAA
- a CDS encoding PEP-CTERM/exosortase system-associated acyltransferase encodes MLGPQRFDDHFEVILADTPESQTAHYRLRYRVYCDEMGYEDKTRFADYRERDEWDDYSTHFLVRDRESKTYWGALRLINPDRQRLPFLDKTRPYHKLQSSQFKNSAEISRLCVVKEARRLMPGYLVDHSSGSNIRDLSLYRSLTRRLMWGLYRGALDYSKDNGIKDWYIFVAPSLAHVIKKEGFEMRQIGAPCEFHGLRTPYALSVDEILTNPFWRDDFRLGYTLHSRSDCLPQRVKGVAS; translated from the coding sequence ATGTTAGGACCGCAACGCTTTGACGATCACTTTGAGGTGATCTTGGCGGATACGCCTGAAAGCCAAACCGCCCATTATCGTTTGCGCTACCGGGTGTACTGCGACGAAATGGGTTACGAAGACAAGACCCGGTTTGCCGATTACAGGGAACGCGACGAATGGGATGATTACTCGACGCATTTTTTAGTCCGGGATCGCGAGAGCAAAACCTATTGGGGGGCGTTGAGATTGATCAATCCGGATCGGCAGCGCCTTCCTTTCCTGGACAAAACTCGGCCGTATCATAAGCTTCAAAGTAGTCAGTTTAAAAATAGCGCGGAAATTTCGAGGCTTTGTGTCGTAAAGGAAGCCAGGCGCTTAATGCCAGGGTACTTAGTTGATCATTCCTCCGGCAGCAACATCAGAGATTTAAGTTTGTACCGTAGCTTGACCCGCAGACTGATGTGGGGCTTATACCGAGGCGCGTTGGATTACTCCAAGGATAACGGCATTAAAGATTGGTATATCTTTGTGGCCCCGTCCTTAGCGCATGTCATCAAAAAAGAGGGTTTCGAGATGCGGCAAATCGGCGCTCCGTGCGAATTTCACGGCTTGAGGACACCGTATGCATTATCGGTCGACGAGATATTGACGAATCCGTTTTGGCGGGACGATTTTCGACTCGGCTATACGCTTCATTCGCGTAGCGACTGTCTGCCTCAACGCGTAAAGGGCGTTGCAAGTTAA
- a CDS encoding autotransporter assembly complex protein TamA — protein sequence METDSKPKTRRQHLGRRNTVKLLALLCLPAWAQADVEIDGLSGEVRNNVELTLSVADENCESPEWKIRDLYAQADQEIDQAMRAFGYYHSQLAKQLRFGDGCWQAHFVIAPGPRTSIAEINVEIRGEAAEDPAFVKLREQLLQQRNQALNHADYESMKRKINALAAEQGYLQAKFLTHRLHIDKQQHSASIDLVFDSGPRNRFGVLSIDQDVLDPALVERFVSFKSGDYYSAKQLAQTHAALTSSPYFQRVDLQPDLDNIQDLQVPVTLTLHPRKTHHYTVGIGYDTDKGPLLGGGYQNRRLNRDGHVLNADLDVSPVLATATLEYTVPLQKPASDYFSFGGGIKREDTDSYQSLSGKLSARVKKSLDSGWKQTLFLDSVYESYKTDGDDDSTLLLLPGGSWLRSVSDDPVRPRQGYRIEFNVIGSAQNPLSDINLAQAHFAAVWQHPMPWRSRLLVRAEQGATLVDDFSKLPTTYRFYAGGMNSIRGYSYKELGPTDAAGNVIGGRFVSVLSLEYEQGLFDDWGIAAFIDSGNAYEPDDIRIKTGAGLGLRWYSPFGLVRFDLATPIGQPDGGIQFHFAAGTRL from the coding sequence ATGGAAACCGACAGCAAACCCAAGACACGCCGCCAACATTTAGGCCGCCGCAACACCGTCAAGCTGTTAGCCTTACTGTGTCTGCCGGCTTGGGCTCAGGCCGACGTCGAAATCGACGGCCTGAGCGGCGAAGTCCGGAACAATGTGGAATTGACCCTGAGTGTGGCCGACGAAAACTGCGAATCGCCCGAATGGAAAATCCGCGATTTGTACGCACAAGCCGACCAAGAGATCGATCAGGCCATGCGGGCGTTCGGTTACTACCACAGCCAACTGGCAAAGCAACTGCGATTCGGCGACGGCTGTTGGCAAGCGCACTTCGTGATCGCTCCCGGCCCGAGAACGTCGATCGCGGAAATCAATGTGGAGATACGCGGCGAAGCCGCTGAAGACCCGGCGTTCGTCAAACTGCGCGAACAACTGCTGCAGCAGCGCAATCAGGCGCTCAACCACGCCGATTACGAGTCGATGAAGCGCAAGATAAACGCACTGGCGGCCGAACAAGGCTATCTGCAAGCCAAATTTCTAACCCATCGCTTGCATATCGACAAGCAACAACACAGTGCCTCGATCGATTTGGTATTCGACAGCGGCCCGCGCAACCGTTTCGGCGTTTTGAGCATAGATCAAGACGTTCTCGATCCTGCGTTGGTCGAGCGTTTCGTCAGCTTCAAAAGCGGTGATTACTACAGCGCCAAACAACTCGCGCAAACCCATGCCGCCCTGACCTCCAGCCCATACTTTCAGCGGGTCGACTTACAACCTGATTTGGATAACATTCAGGATCTGCAAGTACCGGTAACCTTGACACTGCATCCCCGCAAAACCCACCACTATACCGTGGGGATAGGCTACGACACGGACAAAGGTCCGTTACTCGGCGGCGGCTACCAAAACCGGCGCTTGAACCGCGACGGGCATGTGTTGAACGCCGACCTGGACGTCTCGCCGGTGCTGGCCACCGCCACGCTGGAATACACCGTGCCGCTGCAAAAACCGGCCAGCGATTATTTCAGCTTCGGCGGCGGCATCAAACGCGAAGACACCGACAGCTACCAGTCGCTGTCCGGCAAACTGTCGGCCCGCGTTAAAAAGTCCCTGGATAGCGGCTGGAAGCAGACTTTGTTCCTGGATTCGGTCTACGAAAGCTACAAAACCGACGGCGACGACGATAGCACCTTACTACTGCTGCCGGGCGGCAGTTGGTTACGTTCGGTTTCCGACGATCCGGTGCGCCCCCGCCAAGGCTATCGCATAGAGTTCAACGTCATCGGCAGCGCACAAAATCCGTTGTCGGACATCAATTTAGCGCAAGCCCATTTCGCGGCGGTTTGGCAGCATCCCATGCCGTGGCGCAGCCGTTTGCTCGTGCGCGCCGAGCAAGGCGCTACCCTAGTCGACGATTTCAGCAAACTACCGACCACCTACCGCTTTTACGCCGGCGGCATGAACAGCATACGCGGTTATTCCTACAAAGAACTCGGCCCGACCGACGCCGCCGGCAACGTCATCGGCGGTCGCTTTGTGAGCGTACTCAGCCTGGAATACGAACAAGGCCTGTTCGACGATTGGGGCATTGCCGCTTTCATCGACAGCGGCAATGCCTACGAACCGGACGACATCCGGATTAAAACCGGCGCCGGCCTGGGCTTGCGCTGGTATTCGCCATTCGGCCTGGTACGCTTTGACCTAGCGACACCTATCGGTCAACCAGACGGCGGCATACAATTTCATTTCGCCGCCGGCACGCGTTTATGA
- a CDS encoding response regulator transcription factor — MSITAYDTQLMRILMVEDDSRISDFVMRGLKAEGYTVEVCNRGSSALPLALSGEFRLLILDLGLPDIDGRTLCGQLREQGSQIPILMLTARDEVADKVSGLRAGADDYLTKPFAFEELLARVQALMRRRRDEFKLAQTELTIADLTLNRETHIVSRAGIPIELTPKEFAMLECFMCMPGKVLSRTRILEQVWGYSADPLTNVVDVYIRQLRRKIDDNFEPKLLKTIRGYGYKMDAS; from the coding sequence ATGTCAATCACTGCTTACGATACGCAGCTCATGCGCATTCTCATGGTAGAGGACGATAGCCGAATATCGGATTTCGTCATGCGCGGCCTCAAGGCCGAAGGTTACACGGTAGAGGTTTGCAACCGGGGCTCTTCGGCGCTGCCGCTGGCCCTGTCCGGAGAATTCCGGTTGCTGATCCTGGACTTGGGCCTGCCCGACATCGACGGCCGCACGCTGTGCGGCCAACTGCGCGAACAAGGCTCGCAAATCCCCATTCTGATGTTGACGGCTAGAGACGAAGTCGCGGACAAAGTATCCGGTTTACGTGCCGGAGCCGACGATTATTTGACCAAACCCTTCGCATTCGAAGAATTGTTGGCCAGAGTGCAGGCCTTGATGCGCCGGCGCCGGGACGAATTCAAACTGGCACAAACCGAACTGACGATAGCCGATTTGACCTTGAACCGGGAAACCCACATCGTCAGCCGCGCCGGCATCCCGATAGAATTAACCCCGAAAGAATTCGCGATGCTGGAATGTTTTATGTGCATGCCGGGAAAAGTACTCAGCCGCACCCGCATTTTGGAACAAGTCTGGGGCTACAGCGCAGACCCGTTGACCAACGTGGTCGACGTCTACATCCGCCAATTGCGGCGCAAGATAGACGATAATTTCGAACCCAAACTGCTCAAAACCATACGCGGCTACGGCTACAAAATGGATGCATCCTAA
- a CDS encoding DUF190 domain-containing protein has product MAIGQAVTVARIYLREGEHLLSPLLEHLQAETVRGVSVVRGIAGIGSDGVLHTASLLTLSLDLPLIVEFYDSPGRVEEILLHLESKLGLTHVVTWPANVRLRGD; this is encoded by the coding sequence ATGGCAATTGGGCAGGCTGTCACAGTAGCGAGGATTTATTTGCGCGAAGGCGAGCATTTGTTGTCGCCGCTGTTGGAGCATCTGCAGGCGGAAACTGTTCGCGGGGTAAGCGTAGTGCGCGGAATTGCCGGTATCGGCAGTGACGGCGTGTTGCATACCGCATCCTTGTTAACCTTGTCGCTGGATTTGCCGTTAATCGTGGAATTCTACGATTCTCCCGGCCGAGTCGAGGAAATATTGCTGCATTTGGAGTCCAAGCTCGGCTTAACTCACGTCGTCACTTGGCCGGCTAACGTCCGCTTGCGCGGAGATTAG
- a CDS encoding glycine zipper family protein yields the protein MCRTISRNTLAAAVMTALLLSGCASVGGWTPTVDPYGDPNAYRINQDLQECEQLASQAAGGAAKETAVGAGVGGLIGAAGGAALGAVVGDPGKGAAIGAAAGGIGGGAKQGLEADANYKRAFSSCMRQRGHKVVN from the coding sequence ATGTGTAGAACGATTTCGCGTAACACTTTAGCTGCAGCAGTGATGACGGCTTTGCTGCTTTCCGGTTGTGCGTCCGTGGGCGGTTGGACGCCGACTGTCGACCCTTACGGCGATCCGAACGCTTACCGTATCAATCAAGACTTGCAGGAATGCGAGCAGCTTGCGTCTCAAGCTGCCGGCGGGGCGGCAAAAGAAACGGCGGTGGGTGCCGGCGTCGGTGGTCTGATAGGCGCAGCGGGTGGTGCAGCCTTGGGTGCGGTGGTTGGTGATCCCGGGAAAGGGGCAGCCATAGGAGCCGCGGCCGGGGGCATAGGTGGCGGTGCCAAACAAGGCTTGGAAGCGGATGCTAATTACAAAAGGGCTTTTAGCAGCTGTATGAGACAGCGTGGCCACAAAGTCGTGAATTGA
- the crcB gene encoding fluoride efflux transporter CrcB, translating to MQQLFAIAVGGSLGAVARFLVANGVYAALGRSFPHGTLFVNVVGSLLIGVLTELMVHRFALAIEYRAAVLVGFLGAFTTFSTFALETLYLFEEGSYLKALLNIFLSVVLCLSACWVGLIWGRILFSEGLSPWVVQYQTNFGLMLGFLGIFFLSLCVELLFHYFNAAREMRAIFFISLLSGLTMASTLWFGLRAGEVRMEFQGLLSLFVVNTLLGVATIWSGYWVGNWVWQLGRLSQ from the coding sequence ATGCAACAGTTATTTGCGATAGCCGTCGGCGGCTCGTTGGGGGCCGTGGCGCGCTTTTTGGTAGCTAACGGCGTTTATGCCGCGTTAGGTCGCAGTTTCCCCCACGGTACCTTGTTTGTGAATGTGGTCGGCTCACTGCTGATCGGGGTGTTGACCGAACTCATGGTACATCGCTTCGCACTCGCCATCGAATACCGGGCCGCGGTTTTGGTGGGATTTCTCGGCGCTTTTACGACGTTTTCCACCTTTGCGTTGGAAACTCTCTATCTCTTCGAAGAGGGTAGTTATTTAAAGGCCTTGTTGAATATTTTTCTCAGCGTCGTATTGTGTTTGAGCGCTTGTTGGGTAGGTTTGATTTGGGGCAGGATTTTATTTTCCGAGGGCTTGTCTCCCTGGGTCGTGCAATATCAAACTAACTTTGGTTTGATGTTAGGATTCCTGGGGATTTTCTTCTTGTCGTTATGCGTTGAATTGCTGTTTCACTATTTCAATGCGGCTCGGGAGATGCGGGCAATTTTTTTCATTTCGCTACTTAGCGGGCTGACGATGGCCTCTACGCTGTGGTTCGGTCTGCGAGCCGGCGAGGTTCGCATGGAATTTCAAGGTTTGTTGAGTTTGTTTGTGGTGAACACCTTGCTGGGGGTGGCCACCATTTGGTCGGGGTATTGGGTAGGGAATTGGGTATGGCAATTGGGCAGGCTGTCACAGTAG
- a CDS encoding sensor histidine kinase has translation MFRFRLSAVIAVSVCFVLTLGAALYWESNQVAIYFERSQTAHQTFALYQRLSHEAFRHFKQQINRLSNNSPTSETKLKNSEQRLLNALQAVQDTVMQNASATGIVQSWDDKLTDLDRLARFKVFLETNRYQFETILHLRKEGKPEQASQALAHFSENEIDGVFQPLIDTAIESERLKAQQASDDMERLINNARTIAVSAAGLAALFGLIAGFILLRSVRKPLEALMAGTDEIASGNLSYRIALHSRNEFGYLAKHFNQMAGELEQQQERVRQDRSLLEKRIAERTADLRKVNEELKRLDKARREFFADISHELRTPITVIRGEAEVALRGSNLGIPDYQDALQRIVDLSAQLSTYVGDLMFMIRTDNTQPQFDWEPIDLRELVGSAAEDLKVIASEYAQSLALQLPDQPIKVRGDKQRLRQVLFILGDNACRYSPKQGHISLSVTSNPSQALISIADQGIGIAEDDLPQIFDRHFRGKNAKRSREDGSGLGLPMAKSIIKAHGGDIAVRSVEGRGSTFTINLPLNGAT, from the coding sequence ATGTTTAGATTTCGTTTGTCGGCAGTCATCGCGGTTTCGGTGTGCTTCGTGTTAACGTTGGGAGCCGCCTTGTATTGGGAATCCAACCAAGTGGCGATTTATTTCGAGCGTAGCCAAACCGCCCATCAAACCTTCGCGCTGTATCAACGCCTGTCTCACGAGGCGTTTCGCCACTTCAAACAACAAATCAATCGCTTAAGCAACAATTCGCCGACCTCCGAAACCAAATTGAAAAACTCCGAACAACGCCTGTTAAACGCGTTGCAAGCGGTACAAGACACGGTGATGCAAAACGCTTCGGCTACCGGCATAGTGCAGAGCTGGGACGATAAACTGACGGATCTGGATAGGCTGGCGCGCTTCAAGGTGTTTTTGGAAACCAATCGCTACCAATTCGAAACCATTCTGCACTTGCGCAAAGAAGGCAAACCCGAACAAGCTAGCCAAGCCCTGGCGCATTTTTCGGAAAACGAAATCGACGGCGTCTTTCAACCCTTAATCGATACCGCTATCGAATCCGAACGCCTGAAAGCTCAACAAGCCAGCGACGACATGGAGCGTCTGATCAACAACGCCAGGACCATAGCCGTTTCGGCCGCGGGTCTGGCTGCCCTATTCGGTTTAATAGCCGGATTTATATTGCTACGTAGCGTGCGTAAACCGTTAGAAGCGCTGATGGCAGGTACCGACGAAATCGCTTCAGGCAACCTGAGTTATCGCATCGCCCTGCACAGCCGCAACGAATTCGGCTATTTGGCCAAGCATTTCAATCAAATGGCCGGCGAATTGGAGCAACAGCAAGAACGGGTCCGGCAAGACCGCTCCTTATTGGAAAAACGCATCGCCGAACGCACCGCCGACCTGCGCAAGGTCAACGAAGAGCTGAAACGCTTGGACAAAGCCAGACGGGAATTCTTTGCCGACATCAGCCACGAATTGCGTACCCCGATCACCGTGATCCGCGGGGAAGCCGAAGTTGCGTTACGCGGATCGAACCTCGGCATTCCCGATTACCAAGACGCATTGCAGCGCATCGTCGACTTGTCCGCGCAATTGAGCACTTATGTGGGCGATTTGATGTTTATGATCCGCACCGACAACACCCAACCCCAGTTCGACTGGGAACCGATAGACCTGCGCGAGCTGGTCGGCAGTGCAGCCGAAGACCTAAAAGTCATCGCCTCGGAATACGCGCAGTCCTTGGCTTTGCAACTCCCGGACCAGCCGATCAAAGTACGCGGCGATAAACAACGCTTGCGCCAAGTCTTGTTCATTCTGGGCGATAACGCCTGCCGTTACTCCCCTAAGCAGGGCCACATCTCTTTGAGCGTAACGTCGAATCCATCCCAAGCCTTGATCAGCATCGCCGATCAAGGCATAGGTATAGCCGAGGACGATTTACCGCAAATTTTCGACCGCCATTTTAGGGGCAAGAACGCAAAACGTTCGCGGGAAGACGGCTCCGGCTTAGGCCTGCCCATGGCTAAATCCATTATCAAAGCGCACGGCGGCGATATTGCGGTGCGTAGCGTCGAAGGCCGAGGATCGACCTTTACCATCAACCTGCCGCTTAACGGCGCAACCTAA